GCGGAGGTCGGGTCGTTCGGGTCGGCCTTGGCTGCGTTGACCTTGTCGTTGCCGGTGAACGCGAACTGCAGCGCCGAGCCCGTTGCCAGCTGCAGGTAGTCGGCGCCGTTCGGGGCCGTTCCATCGGCGCCGACCGCTGCCGGATTGGCCAGGTTGAGCGTCGCGTCGAGGTCCTTCGCGGTGACCAGCGACCGGTCGATGCCCGTCACCTTGCCGTGCTTGGCGTAATGGTCGACCAGGTTCATCAGCTGGAACTGGTGGAGCAGGTCGCCGACCTTGGTCCCGGGGGCGAACTTGTCCAGCTGGGTCTGCACATCGGCCAGGCCGACGTCCGTGCCGTCGCGGTGCAGCGCCGACATGAACGGCAGCCCGAAGCGGTCGAAGCAGTAGAGCATGAACGACCAGGCGTTCCCGTAGTTCGCCAAAATCGGGTCGCTCGCACCCTGGTCGCCCCACAGGGTCAGTGACTCGGCCGGGCCGCCGCAGGCGCGCGGGTTCGGGTTCGACGGGCCCTTCACCGGGCCGTAGCCCTGGAAGCAGAGCAGTTGCGGCTGGGCGTTGGTCTGCGTGATGCCGCGTCGGGTGTCGGTGTAGCCGTCGAGGGCCTCGGCGAACATCGACAGGCCCTCGTTGACCCAGGTCGCCTGGTTCGGGTTCTGGTAGTGCTCGAGCAGGTGCTGCCACTCGTGGCCGAACACGGACTCGTAAGTGAACGGGTGCGCCGGGCGCGAGCGGCACAGGTCGGCCGAGGGATTGTCCGACGGGTTGGCGCCGGTCCGGTGCACCCAGTCGTACGCGTCGACGGTGATCACGTTGCGGTCGGTGATCTGGTTGAACACCGGGGCGAAGAAGCCCGCGATGTAGGTCTGGTTCTTCGGGAAGTCGTAGAAGTTCGGCTGGCGGACGTTGTCGATCAGCGCGACGGTGTGGTCGCCGTCGCCGGAGAAGTCGAGCCCGGCCGCAGCCAGGCCGGGGATCGTGGCGGAGCCGTTGTGGTCCGGCGGCGTGGAGAACGCCGCGGTCTCCTTCGGGTACATGTTGTTGTCGAACTCGTCGACGAGGTGCTTGATCTGCGGTTCGGTCACGTCGGTGGTGCCGGGGACGTCGCGGTCGCGGCAGTCGCCGGCCGGGAAGTGGGTGCCGCAGGAGACGGCGTCGCAACCCGAGGCCACCCACACCTCGACGTGCTTGCCGACCGCGTGCAGGGTGTACGGCTTCAGGTAGATGCCCGGCGGGATCCCGTGCGCGACGTCGATCGCCGGCCACAGCAGGGTCGTGCCCACCGGCGGGGTCTTGTCGCCGGACAGCTCCGGCCGCGCGGCCGCGCGCAGCTTCGCCAGGCCCGCCGAGTCCAACGTGCCGGTGCCGAGCATCGCGGCCAACTGCGGCGAGAGCCGGTAGGTCCCGTTCTCCGGAAGGCTCGTGATGTCGCTGCCGGTCGACGGCGGGGCCGGCGTGCCGCCCGGGGCGGCGTCGACCGCGCGTGCCCCACCGACGAAACCCCCAGTGGTCAGTGCGACCGCGAGCACGAACACCCCGGCCGGCTTGCTCAACCTCATCCGTCCACCCCATCCACGACCGACACCCGCGCCATCGGTTGAAGCTTGTCAAACAAGCATGGGCAAACCGGCCAGTTCCACAACATCGATACCCAAATGGGCCTGGATCGGGTATCGCCCGGACGTCGATGAACAGTCGGCAAACGAAATTTGGTCACTGGCGCGGTCACCTCGGCGCCGGTGTTGCTGGAGCGGTTGGTGGCTCGGATCGAGCAGGAACCCGGCATCGCCTCGGTGGGGTGGCAGGGCGACGTCCTGCCGGGACAGACGCAGCGAGACACCGCGCCGCGGTGAGCGGGCTCAGACCGGTGTGGTGAACCGCGGCCGGCGCGGGGGCCGCGGCCGGTTCGGGTCCGGCGCGAGCGTGCCGTCGGGGGCGATGTGTTCGAGCATCTGGGCGATGACCCCGAGCACGTGCGGGTCGTCGACCCGGTACAGCTGCCGGCGCACCTCGCGCCGGGCGCTGACCACTCCGGCCGCGCGCAGCTTGGCCAACTGCTGGCTGGTGGCCGGGATGGTCGCCCCGGTGGCCTCGGCCAGCGTGGTGACGTCGAGTTCGGTGTCGGCAAGCAGGCAAACCAGGTGAAGGCGGCCCGGGACCGAGAGCAGACCGAAGGTCAGGGCGGCGGCCTCCAGTTGGGCCGGGGTGACCTTGCGCAGGACGTCAGACATGGTGGGGCCATTCTTGCTCAAGCGACGCGGCAACAGGGCGTGGCCTCGCACTGAATGAGAAAGACATCGTGGCCGAAACTGTGCCGCCAATTCTTCGTTGACGCAAATGATTGAATGGCCAACCCGGTTGCGCCGCTGTGCGGCGCGGTCGGGACGGGGATTCGGGAGCGATGGTTTCGCAGGTGGACGACGCCCAGCGGGGGCGGCCGTGACGTTGCTGCGGCCGTACTCGACCGACGGCGCGCTGCAGACCGGCCGCACGAAGTGGCTGGCCGACGTCCTCGTGCTGATCGGCGCCGCGGTGCTGTTCTGGGCGCTGGTGCGGCTCTCGCACGGTGTGAGTCGCCCGTTCGACCTGGTGAATGCGCCCTCGACGGTGTCCACCGACCCGCGACTGCTGCCCTACTACGCAGCCCGGTCGCTGCTGCGCATGTTCGTGGCGCTGTTCGCCTCGACCATGTTCGCGTTCGCCTACGCGACCGCGGCGGCCCGGGTGCGGCGCGCCGGGGTCGTGCTGCTGCCGATCCTCGACGTGCTCCAGTCGGTCCCGGTGCTGGGCTTCCTGTCGGTGACCCTGTCGATGTGGCTGACGCTGTTCCCGCACACGTTCCTCGGCGTCGAGTGTGCCTCGGTGTTCGCGATCTTCACCAGCCAGGCCTGGAACATGACGTTCGCGTTCTACCAGTCGCTGGTGACCCAGCCGCGCGAGCTGGACGAGGCGGCGCGGATGCTGCGGCTGACCAAGTGGCAGCGGTTCTGGAAGCTCGACGTCCCCAACGGGTTGATCTCGCTGGTCTGGAACGGGATGATGAGCTTCGGCGGCGGCTGGTTCTTCCTGGTCGCCTCGGAGGTCATCAGCGTCAACCGGCACACCTACGCGCTGCCGGGCATCGGCGCCTACGTCGCGGCCTGCTCGGAGAACCAGCAGGTGGCTCGGATGCTCCTGGCGATCGCCACGATGATCGTCCTGGTCCTCGGCGTGAACGTGCTGTTCTGGAGGCCGCTGACTGCCTGGTCCGAGCGGTTCCGCGTCGAGCAGGCCGCGGCCACCG
This sequence is a window from Sporichthyaceae bacterium. Protein-coding genes within it:
- a CDS encoding metalloregulator ArsR/SmtB family transcription factor; this encodes MSDVLRKVTPAQLEAAALTFGLLSVPGRLHLVCLLADTELDVTTLAEATGATIPATSQQLAKLRAAGVVSARREVRRQLYRVDDPHVLGVIAQMLEHIAPDGTLAPDPNRPRPPRRPRFTTPV